A single genomic interval of Mucilaginibacter boryungensis harbors:
- a CDS encoding GDSL-type esterase/lipase family protein encodes MNITAHRTLLLGICLVLITISGYSQTVTWDSTYRPAIYAGKVGQFKSFPKSTSDIIFLGNSIMTYTDWNELLGLSTAKNRGIPGDMTFGVLERLGNVIEGKPAKIFILIGINDITRNVPDSVILNNYKKIIYRIKAGSPRTRIYFHTLLPVNDTYTALKGKTGHIVSVNSKLKKLAVEEKITLIDLYPNFLDQTGMLDPKYTFDGLHLNELGYFKWAGILKEGKYLTN; translated from the coding sequence ATGAATATAACTGCACACCGAACATTACTATTAGGCATATGCCTTGTATTAATAACTATTTCAGGTTATTCACAAACAGTTACCTGGGATAGCACTTACAGGCCAGCCATATATGCAGGTAAGGTTGGACAGTTTAAATCTTTCCCTAAATCAACAAGCGACATCATTTTTCTGGGTAACAGCATTATGACCTATACCGACTGGAATGAACTTTTAGGATTATCAACCGCTAAGAACCGGGGTATCCCTGGCGATATGACTTTTGGCGTATTGGAACGATTGGGTAATGTTATTGAAGGTAAGCCAGCTAAAATTTTTATACTGATAGGGATTAATGATATTACCCGTAATGTGCCTGATAGTGTGATCCTTAATAATTATAAAAAGATCATTTATAGGATCAAAGCAGGGTCACCGAGGACGAGGATCTATTTCCATACCCTGCTGCCGGTTAACGATACTTATACTGCGTTAAAAGGGAAAACAGGCCATATTGTAAGTGTTAACAGCAAATTGAAAAAGTTAGCTGTTGAGGAGAAAATAACGTTGATTGATCTTTATCCGAATTTTTTAGATCAAACCGGGATGTTAGACCCTAAATACACGTTTGACGGCCTGCACCTGAACGAACTGGGATATTTTAAATGGGCCGGTATTTTAAAAGAGGGAAAGTACCTTACCAATTGA
- a CDS encoding phytanoyl-CoA dioxygenase family protein, with translation MENKDSLKAAFEKDGFVFIPGFLSIEETETIRQNFNRVITDVLPNMPATKVFYEDKNDASTLKQVMDIHAHDNFFNTVLFDSKFKELAELLLGDKVIGKNLEYFNKPLLIGKPTPPHQDGYYFMLDPSIAVTMWMALEPADEENGCVKYVKGSHLKGMRPHGRTKTLGFSQGITDFGTDEDMQNEIAFPAKPGDLLVHHSLTIHRANGNTSANRTRKALGLIYFGESAREDVTAKKAYQDKLQQEMVANN, from the coding sequence ATGGAAAATAAAGACTCCTTAAAAGCAGCATTTGAAAAAGATGGTTTTGTGTTTATCCCCGGTTTTTTGAGTATTGAAGAAACGGAGACAATAAGGCAAAATTTTAACAGGGTAATTACAGATGTTTTGCCCAATATGCCTGCAACCAAAGTGTTTTATGAAGACAAAAATGATGCATCAACCCTTAAACAGGTAATGGACATTCATGCACACGATAATTTTTTTAATACGGTTTTATTTGATAGTAAGTTTAAAGAATTGGCCGAGCTTTTACTCGGCGATAAAGTTATCGGTAAGAACCTGGAATATTTTAATAAACCCCTTTTAATAGGCAAGCCAACGCCCCCGCATCAGGATGGGTATTATTTTATGTTAGACCCATCAATAGCGGTAACTATGTGGATGGCACTTGAACCAGCAGATGAAGAAAATGGCTGTGTTAAATACGTTAAAGGCTCGCATTTAAAAGGGATGCGGCCGCATGGGCGCACAAAAACATTGGGCTTCTCTCAAGGCATTACCGATTTTGGGACAGACGAGGATATGCAGAACGAAATAGCTTTCCCGGCAAAACCAGGCGACTTATTAGTACATCATTCTTTAACTATCCACAGGGCAAATGGCAATACAAGCGCTAATCGCACACGCAAAGCTTTAGGATTGATATATTTTGGCGAATCGGCCCGGGAAGATGTTACAGCAAAAAAAGCCTACCAGGATAAACTGCAACAGGAAATGGTTGCTAATAATTAG
- a CDS encoding MFS transporter produces the protein MDASLTNVNTSPGKAMPFKAWLVVGLLCVVGCLNYLDRNMITTMRGSIVTSIPMTDAQFGLLTSVFLWVYGFLSPIAGFLADRYSRSRVIIASLFIWSGVTFLTAHATSFQGLLVSRALMGISEACYLPAALALIADYHKGSTRSLAIGIHLAGVMIGSSLGFLGGWIAQDSHWNNAFTIFGGIGIVYSGILFFFLRDAKTKATTVDAGTDILKPKFFPALKDLFLKRSFIMLFIFWGLLGIVGWMIVGWLPTYYKEHFNISQAKAGAFATAYMYPFGMAGVIIGGILADWWSRKNANARILVPIIGLCAAAPAVFIAGSTSAIFLALAGFITYAFARVFSDTNLMPILTMVANKRYVATGYGVLNMFACVIGGLGNYATGVLRDQHVSMTLLFRMASVLMIVCVGLLYVVKKDVEKSAKAQ, from the coding sequence ATGGACGCTTCCCTAACCAATGTAAACACATCGCCAGGTAAGGCAATGCCCTTTAAAGCCTGGCTGGTAGTAGGTTTACTTTGCGTGGTTGGCTGTTTGAATTATCTCGACCGTAACATGATCACCACCATGCGTGGATCAATTGTTACCTCCATCCCTATGACCGATGCACAGTTTGGGCTGCTGACATCGGTTTTTTTATGGGTTTATGGTTTTTTAAGCCCTATAGCAGGTTTTTTAGCTGATAGATATAGCCGTAGCCGCGTAATTATCGCCAGCCTGTTTATCTGGTCGGGCGTTACTTTTCTTACCGCACATGCAACCAGTTTTCAAGGGCTGTTAGTCAGCCGGGCTTTAATGGGGATAAGCGAGGCTTGTTATTTGCCGGCTGCTTTAGCTTTGATAGCCGACTATCATAAAGGCAGTACCCGGTCGTTGGCCATTGGTATTCATTTGGCCGGCGTAATGATAGGATCGAGTCTTGGGTTTTTAGGTGGCTGGATTGCCCAGGACAGTCATTGGAATAATGCTTTCACAATTTTTGGTGGCATTGGTATAGTTTATTCGGGGATACTGTTTTTCTTTCTGCGCGATGCCAAAACTAAAGCAACCACGGTTGACGCGGGCACCGATATTCTTAAGCCCAAATTTTTCCCCGCACTTAAAGATCTGTTCTTAAAACGGTCATTTATAATGCTGTTTATATTTTGGGGGCTTTTAGGTATTGTGGGTTGGATGATAGTTGGGTGGCTGCCTACATATTATAAAGAACACTTTAACATATCCCAGGCCAAAGCCGGGGCTTTTGCTACTGCTTATATGTACCCTTTTGGCATGGCCGGGGTAATTATAGGCGGCATTTTGGCCGACTGGTGGAGCCGTAAAAACGCTAACGCGCGAATTTTAGTACCCATTATTGGTCTTTGCGCAGCCGCGCCGGCAGTATTTATTGCCGGCAGCACCAGTGCCATATTTTTAGCCTTAGCCGGGTTTATAACCTACGCTTTTGCCCGGGTGTTTAGCGATACTAACTTAATGCCTATTTTAACTATGGTGGCCAATAAACGCTATGTGGCTACCGGCTATGGTGTGTTGAATATGTTTGCCTGTGTTATTGGTGGTTTAGGTAATTATGCTACTGGCGTGCTGCGCGATCAGCATGTAAGTATGACCCTGCTATTCAGGATGGCATCTGTTTTAATGATCGTATGTGTGGGGCTGCTATATGTAGTGAAAAAGGATGTTGAAAAATCTGCTAAAGCTCAATAA
- a CDS encoding HpcH/HpaI aldolase family protein: protein MKMRESRVLAKLKAGGAASCLKVNLGDGQAAEIAAICGFDCLWIDQEHLAQDWSVLNSQIWAAKSRNVDVMVRVPRGSYSGYVKPLEMDAAGILVPHIMNLEEAKQVVQMTRFHPIGRRAIDGGSADGAYTNMDFSDYLKDSNEQKFVVLQIEDPEVLPDIEAIAALDGVDMLFFGPGDFSQGIGHPGEWNHPQLLEARKLVAQVANKYGKFAATSGGIDSLDSFLEMGYKFVNVGADVVGLSSYCKTLVDRFDKSAAEKIIGATINPGKPY, encoded by the coding sequence ATGAAAATGAGAGAAAGCCGGGTACTGGCAAAATTAAAGGCAGGCGGTGCAGCGAGTTGTTTAAAGGTAAACTTAGGCGATGGCCAGGCGGCAGAAATTGCAGCCATATGCGGTTTTGATTGCCTCTGGATAGACCAGGAGCATTTGGCCCAGGATTGGTCGGTGCTTAATTCGCAGATATGGGCGGCCAAATCGCGCAATGTTGATGTGATGGTGCGTGTGCCGCGTGGTAGTTACAGTGGTTATGTAAAACCATTGGAAATGGACGCTGCCGGCATATTAGTGCCGCATATTATGAATTTAGAAGAAGCCAAACAAGTGGTGCAAATGACCCGTTTCCACCCCATCGGCCGCCGTGCTATCGATGGTGGCAGTGCCGATGGCGCTTATACCAATATGGATTTTTCTGACTATCTGAAAGATTCGAACGAGCAAAAATTTGTGGTGCTACAAATTGAGGACCCTGAAGTATTACCCGATATTGAAGCCATAGCCGCTTTAGATGGCGTCGATATGCTGTTTTTTGGCCCCGGCGACTTTAGTCAGGGTATTGGTCATCCCGGCGAATGGAACCACCCGCAATTACTGGAAGCCCGCAAGCTGGTAGCCCAGGTGGCTAACAAATATGGCAAGTTTGCCGCCACATCGGGCGGAATAGATAGCCTGGATAGCTTTTTAGAAATGGGCTATAAGTTTGTAAATGTTGGCGCGGATGTGGTTGGATTGAGTAGTTACTGCAAAACCCTTGTCGACAGGTTTGATAAATCAGCTGCCGAAAAAATTATCGGCGCCACCATTAATCCGGGTAAGCCCTACTAA
- a CDS encoding aldo/keto reductase has product MKKRVLGKTGIAVSEIAFGGVEIGIPYGIGVNSEADMLSRDEAVSLLHEALDKGINFFDTARLYGESEAIMGEAFHDRRDRLVLATKCKHFKNNDGQIPSYQVLKKIIESSLEESLGLLKTDYVDVFMLHQADLEILANDDVKEIFTKLKDTGKVRAIGASTYTSAETKRAIEKGWDVIQLPFNLMDQQQADNFNFAEEKGTGIVVRSVLMKGLLSDKGRGLHPALQQVEQHIGKYRELLTDEIPEISTLATKFALSFKQVSAVLVGIDRSEYLNRALHSVDGRLLNAAELSESKALVYPDPSFLDLPQWDRLGWLK; this is encoded by the coding sequence ATGAAAAAAAGGGTTTTAGGCAAAACCGGTATAGCGGTTTCTGAAATTGCATTTGGCGGTGTAGAAATTGGTATACCTTATGGTATAGGGGTTAATAGCGAAGCGGATATGCTTTCGCGTGATGAAGCCGTTAGCTTATTGCATGAAGCGCTGGATAAAGGGATCAATTTTTTTGATACTGCCCGCTTATACGGCGAAAGTGAAGCCATAATGGGCGAAGCTTTTCACGATCGCCGGGACAGGTTGGTGCTTGCTACTAAATGCAAACATTTTAAAAATAATGATGGGCAGATACCATCTTATCAAGTGCTAAAAAAGATAATTGAATCGTCACTTGAAGAAAGTCTGGGGCTTTTAAAGACTGATTATGTAGACGTTTTTATGCTTCATCAAGCCGATTTAGAAATACTGGCTAATGATGATGTAAAAGAGATTTTTACCAAACTAAAAGATACAGGTAAAGTACGGGCCATAGGTGCGTCTACTTATACCTCGGCCGAAACTAAGCGTGCCATAGAAAAAGGTTGGGATGTTATACAACTGCCTTTTAACCTGATGGATCAGCAACAGGCGGATAATTTTAATTTTGCTGAAGAAAAAGGTACCGGTATTGTTGTCCGTTCTGTATTAATGAAAGGTTTGCTGAGTGATAAAGGCAGAGGCTTGCACCCTGCATTGCAACAAGTAGAGCAGCACATTGGTAAGTATCGTGAATTACTGACAGATGAAATTCCTGAAATATCAACCCTGGCTACAAAATTTGCTTTATCATTTAAACAGGTATCAGCGGTTTTGGTAGGCATCGACCGTTCAGAATATTTAAATAGAGCATTACATTCTGTTGATGGTAGGTTATTAAATGCAGCTGAGCTTTCAGAATCTAAAGCATTAGTTTACCCCGATCCGTCATTCCTTGATTTGCCCCAATGGGACCGGTTGGGGTGGTTGAAATAA
- a CDS encoding SusC/RagA family TonB-linked outer membrane protein codes for MKKSFTKTNGFYKKCTGILLLLFCLISTATFAAKPVNVTALPPQTITGIVKDQNGNTLPGVTIKVKDKTVGTLTDATGKFKLTVPAGSHIIIVSFIGYIPQEIDINGRSAFDITLVDDVSKLKEVVVVGYGSQSREKLTTSVSKLDARVLNNVTYTNVGSALEGNISGLQVQSTGGGQPGASPRIVLRGGTSITNPNGASPLYIVDGIIRPNGLNDINSASIESVQVLKDAASTAIYGARGSNGVVIVTTRAGKPNQNRVSYTFNGSAGNASRLLQYSNAHDYIYWNRLGVQAASFYQSNPNTYLAKLSQTSAYGTANDLTNNTPYTTQYLTAANQFKLSQGWQSMPDPIDPTKTIIYDDNDFQKTLYRTGKTNDHYLDISGGGDKATFYAGLGYTNAQGAAIETNYKRLSINFNGSYKVNDDLSFFGRLAYTNRTWKTVASLANEFYRSASLPHSAKLTFEDGTYAPGQNSSIGNPLYYYTGPYSPQGKSGDEVTTISLGSKWNIIKGLSFDPQVSLFRQNTPSYSFQPAAYLNGILSPIVTTRNQSSSAPTVRQYQADAVLTYVNTFASKHNLEVKGGFSHYYRENTTFTVNASGAPTDLITTLNSGATATSITSSVSPLVIQSLFSRVNYDYDGKYLLSANVRYDGASNLGNDHKFGFFPGISVGWNVHKEEFFNNLISDKILQLKLRASYGVNGNISGLGDFQPQGSFSTTTGTTLNYAGLPIVVPGNIPNQDLKWEQSKTFDIGADIGLFNGKVGIVVDYYNRRTDDLLTTVSLPASTGFTSIFTNNGTLQNRGYELELNVDVLPSQSKLKWNTSFNIAHTSRKILKLPNNGVLNNRQGGFQVWDPNTGTYVYMGGLQEGGRPGDLYAFHELGVYPTDAAAANAPIDNQAPSAIKKRFGGDVIWDDLDKNGIIDGRDLVYVGNPYPTLSGGFNNYFTYKSFGLNIRTDFTTGNTIWNYPAVIANAQAQGDASPLQSYLDKMWKAQGDVTMVPRYTWQDQPYNIFRGSVNGVSLGNSTYYEKGDFLCLREVTLSYKLPAQLTRKIGLSGARVNFTGYNLHYFTSYTGLNPEDGGMDNGHYPIVRTFSLGVNITL; via the coding sequence ATGAAAAAAAGCTTTACTAAAACTAATGGATTTTACAAAAAATGTACTGGTATTTTACTGCTGCTTTTTTGCTTAATTTCCACAGCAACATTTGCAGCCAAGCCTGTGAATGTTACTGCATTGCCACCACAAACTATTACTGGTATAGTTAAAGACCAAAATGGGAATACCTTACCTGGGGTTACTATTAAGGTAAAAGATAAAACGGTTGGCACCCTTACAGATGCTACAGGCAAGTTTAAGCTTACCGTACCGGCTGGCAGCCATATCATCATAGTCAGCTTTATTGGATATATCCCGCAGGAAATCGATATCAATGGCAGGTCTGCATTTGATATTACACTGGTTGACGATGTTTCAAAACTAAAAGAAGTAGTGGTAGTGGGTTACGGCTCGCAATCGCGCGAAAAGTTAACCACTTCGGTATCTAAGCTGGATGCCCGGGTACTTAATAATGTCACCTATACTAATGTGGGCTCGGCCTTAGAGGGGAATATCTCAGGTTTGCAGGTGCAATCAACAGGCGGCGGTCAGCCGGGTGCTTCGCCAAGGATAGTTTTACGTGGCGGCACTTCAATTACTAACCCTAATGGTGCATCGCCGTTATACATTGTTGATGGCATTATCAGGCCCAATGGTTTAAACGATATCAATTCCGCGTCTATCGAATCTGTACAGGTATTAAAAGATGCCGCATCGACAGCCATATATGGTGCACGCGGGTCAAACGGCGTGGTAATTGTAACCACCCGTGCGGGTAAGCCCAATCAAAACAGGGTAAGTTATACTTTTAACGGTTCGGCGGGTAATGCCAGCCGTTTGCTGCAATATTCCAACGCGCACGATTATATTTACTGGAACAGGTTAGGCGTACAGGCAGCTTCTTTTTATCAATCAAATCCGAATACGTATTTAGCCAAACTTTCACAAACCTCGGCTTATGGCACAGCTAACGACTTAACTAATAATACACCCTATACAACTCAGTATTTAACAGCAGCTAATCAGTTTAAGCTATCGCAGGGCTGGCAAAGTATGCCCGACCCGATAGACCCAACCAAAACCATTATTTACGATGATAACGATTTTCAGAAAACACTTTATCGTACAGGTAAAACTAACGACCATTATTTGGATATATCAGGTGGGGGAGATAAGGCGACATTTTATGCGGGCTTAGGCTACACAAATGCGCAAGGGGCTGCTATTGAAACTAACTACAAACGTTTAAGCATTAACTTCAACGGCAGCTATAAAGTAAATGATGATCTGAGCTTTTTTGGCCGTTTAGCTTACACTAATCGCACTTGGAAAACCGTGGCCAGCCTTGCCAATGAATTTTACCGTTCCGCATCCCTGCCACATTCTGCTAAACTTACATTTGAGGATGGCACTTATGCGCCGGGGCAAAACAGTTCAATAGGTAACCCATTATACTATTATACAGGCCCTTATTCTCCCCAAGGTAAATCAGGAGATGAGGTGACCACTATTTCATTAGGCTCGAAATGGAATATTATTAAAGGTTTATCTTTCGACCCGCAGGTATCCCTATTTCGCCAAAACACACCATCTTACTCTTTCCAGCCCGCGGCTTATTTAAATGGCATATTAAGCCCGATTGTTACTACACGGAACCAATCAAGTTCGGCTCCTACTGTAAGACAATATCAGGCCGATGCGGTGCTTACCTATGTTAATACCTTCGCTTCTAAACATAACCTGGAAGTTAAAGGTGGGTTTTCACACTATTACCGGGAAAATACCACATTTACGGTCAATGCTTCTGGTGCGCCAACAGACCTGATCACCACATTAAATTCAGGCGCTACCGCAACGTCAATAACAAGTTCTGTTTCTCCGTTAGTGATACAGAGTTTATTTTCCCGGGTTAACTATGATTATGACGGCAAATACCTGTTGTCGGCTAACGTACGTTATGACGGTGCCTCTAACTTGGGCAACGATCATAAATTTGGTTTTTTTCCGGGTATTTCAGTAGGATGGAATGTTCATAAGGAGGAATTCTTTAACAATTTAATATCCGACAAAATACTACAGCTAAAATTACGTGCAAGTTACGGTGTTAATGGTAACATTAGTGGCTTGGGCGATTTTCAACCACAAGGCAGCTTTAGTACAACTACCGGTACAACGTTAAATTATGCAGGGTTGCCCATAGTAGTTCCAGGTAACATTCCAAATCAGGACTTGAAATGGGAGCAATCAAAAACTTTCGATATAGGTGCCGACATAGGTTTATTTAATGGTAAAGTAGGGATTGTAGTTGATTATTATAATCGCAGAACTGATGACCTGCTGACAACGGTAAGCTTACCAGCTTCTACCGGCTTCACAAGTATATTTACCAATAACGGTACTTTACAAAACCGGGGATATGAGCTTGAATTGAATGTTGATGTATTGCCATCACAATCTAAGCTAAAATGGAATACTTCATTTAATATTGCGCATACAAGCCGCAAAATCCTAAAATTGCCCAATAACGGTGTTTTAAATAACCGTCAGGGAGGCTTCCAGGTTTGGGACCCGAACACCGGGACCTACGTATATATGGGAGGCTTGCAGGAAGGCGGGCGCCCGGGCGATCTTTACGCTTTTCATGAGTTAGGTGTTTATCCTACCGATGCCGCTGCAGCCAACGCGCCTATTGATAACCAGGCCCCATCAGCAATAAAAAAACGCTTTGGTGGCGATGTAATTTGGGATGATCTGGATAAAAATGGCATTATTGACGGCCGCGACTTAGTGTATGTGGGTAATCCTTATCCCACATTGTCTGGCGGGTTTAACAACTATTTTACCTACAAAAGCTTCGGTTTAAATATTCGCACCGACTTTACAACAGGTAACACCATATGGAATTATCCGGCTGTTATTGCTAATGCCCAGGCCCAGGGCGATGCTTCGCCATTGCAAAGCTACCTGGATAAAATGTGGAAAGCCCAGGGCGATGTAACTATGGTGCCCAGATATACCTGGCAGGACCAGCCTTACAATATATTCAGAGGATCGGTTAACGGGGTTTCGCTTGGCAATTCTACCTATTATGAAAAAGGGGATTTTCTGTGTTTAAGAGAAGTTACCCTAAGTTATAAGCTTCCGGCACAATTAACACGCAAAATTGGGCTTAGCGGGGCCAGGGTTAATTTTACCGGCTATAACTTACATTATTTTACTTCATATACTGGTTTGAATCCGGAAGACGGCGGTATGGATAATGGTCATTATCCAATTGTCAGGACATTTTCACTGGGTGTTAATATTACCCTATAA
- a CDS encoding RagB/SusD family nutrient uptake outer membrane protein encodes MKRSKYILLLAAGLISVASCRKAIDVDPISTITATSYYKTPDDVTGGIRGMYASLRIAATSDMFFMGEGRSDVLTSATAGTTGLDKYYLNTLNATNPGPNWQQFYTTINAANLLIKYIPAINFTSQTVRDNALAQAYTMRAFIYFVLVRTWGEVPIRTQPTESYDPASVQVAKSSVQDVFKLIKADIDMAISLYPNVTPDANRAQWSKPAAEALKGDVYLWTGKMLSGGATDFTTALTALNDISTTDFTLLPNYSDIFSYTNKGNKEELFAVRFQQSDFTTGNGNNYWSNMYITNLGASTAPKGVSAASIAIIGTQGNGNNGANIMQITQAVRNQFTTDDQRRAGTFYEIYNNDGTYLTSITTKGAGTVIGGSRNFYTDVMIYRYADVLLMKAEAKNALGQDPSAEMIAVRQRAYGSNYSSHVFVNGTQAANDAAILKERLLELATEGKRWWDLVRFGQAFNLVPSLAGKQSQTYLLLFPVGSTIRSLEPLVTENTGW; translated from the coding sequence ATGAAAAGATCAAAATATATATTATTGCTTGCAGCGGGACTAATTTCTGTTGCATCATGCCGCAAAGCTATAGATGTAGACCCCATTAGTACAATTACAGCTACTTCGTATTATAAAACCCCCGATGATGTTACGGGTGGGATAAGGGGTATGTATGCATCGCTGCGCATTGCCGCCACAAGTGATATGTTTTTTATGGGCGAAGGCAGAAGCGATGTTTTAACATCCGCAACAGCGGGCACCACCGGGCTTGATAAATACTATCTTAATACGCTTAATGCAACTAACCCAGGGCCTAACTGGCAACAGTTTTATACAACTATAAATGCAGCCAACCTGCTAATAAAATATATCCCTGCCATTAATTTTACATCGCAAACAGTTAGGGATAATGCTTTGGCGCAAGCTTATACTATGCGCGCATTTATTTACTTTGTGCTGGTAAGAACATGGGGCGAAGTACCCATCAGAACCCAGCCGACCGAATCGTATGATCCGGCCTCGGTACAAGTTGCCAAATCATCTGTTCAGGATGTATTTAAACTGATAAAAGCGGATATAGATATGGCCATATCGTTATATCCTAATGTTACACCAGATGCGAACAGGGCACAATGGAGTAAGCCTGCTGCCGAGGCGCTAAAAGGCGATGTTTATTTATGGACAGGTAAAATGTTAAGCGGCGGCGCTACCGATTTTACCACCGCACTTACTGCGCTTAACGATATTTCAACAACTGATTTTACTTTATTACCCAATTATAGCGACATTTTTAGCTATACAAACAAGGGCAATAAAGAAGAATTATTTGCAGTACGCTTCCAGCAAAGTGACTTTACAACCGGCAATGGGAACAATTACTGGTCAAACATGTACATTACTAATTTGGGGGCATCAACCGCGCCCAAAGGTGTTTCGGCTGCTTCAATAGCTATTATTGGTACACAGGGCAACGGTAACAACGGCGCTAATATTATGCAAATTACACAAGCCGTAAGAAACCAGTTTACTACAGATGACCAAAGGCGCGCGGGTACTTTTTATGAGATCTATAATAATGATGGTACATATCTTACATCAATAACCACTAAAGGGGCCGGTACAGTAATAGGTGGCTCGCGGAATTTTTATACCGATGTAATGATATATCGTTATGCCGACGTTTTATTAATGAAGGCCGAAGCAAAAAACGCACTGGGGCAAGATCCGTCAGCCGAAATGATTGCAGTTAGGCAGCGCGCCTATGGCAGCAATTACAGCAGCCATGTTTTTGTAAACGGGACCCAGGCCGCAAACGATGCTGCTATACTGAAAGAAAGATTGCTAGAGCTTGCTACTGAAGGTAAGCGCTGGTGGGATTTAGTACGCTTTGGACAGGCGTTTAACCTGGTGCCGTCATTGGCTGGCAAACAAAGCCAAACATATTTATTATTGTTTCCAGTAGGCTCAACTATACGCAGCCTTGAACCTTTGGTGACAGAAAATACGGGGTGGTAA